From Scomber scombrus chromosome 9, fScoSco1.1, whole genome shotgun sequence, one genomic window encodes:
- the atox1 gene encoding copper transport protein ATOX1 has protein sequence MTKHEFEVAMTCEGCSGAVTRVLNKLGDVKFEIDLPKKLVWIESDKDVDVLTETLKKCGKEVKYNGTK, from the exons ATGACC AAGCACGAGTTTGAGGTGGCGATGACCTGTGAGGGTTGCTCCGGAGCTGTGACCAGAGTCCTCAACAAGCTGGGAG ATGTGAAGTTTGAGATCGACCTGCCTAAGAAACTGGTTTGGATCGAGTCCGACAAAGACGTGGACGTCCTCACGGAGACGCTGAAGAAATGCGGCAAGGAGGTCAAGTACAACGGCACCAAATGA
- the LOC133986376 gene encoding stonustoxin subunit beta-like produces MASQLQMPALGRPFTLGMLYDARKDALIPGFTLWDINTLQKNTVDEPKRSQAFHITASDSIESKSSLLNVEASLKASFLGGLIEVGGSAKYLNDQKKFKNQSRVTLQYKAETNFKQLSMTQLANLNEQQKDVVQKTSATHVVTGITYGANAFFVFDSEKLDASSVQDIQGSMEAAIKKIPKIDVEGKIDIKLTEEEKAMTNKFSCKFFGDLFLESNPATFVDAVKTYVELPKLLGEKKENGAPLEVRLMPLKNLDSNAAESKGEISREILNKAEDTLEDLRQMEMRCNESLAESVSENFPQIRKNLRSFQRQCNNYTSALQQTMAKTVVSIREGKEDESSLTKLLEDRDKSPFSHDKLSKWMNHKEREINVVGSCVDMMKGTNTKIVPNQSELDEEVLARGVEDALCFVFTSLESADPCCDAMKNYLHSPELRCIGKDHWYFSNEVLTKMREKANAFHDLAKPLKNSSTVRFLATATANEKYKGATIYHYNEGILMTDNFSRPAVPPVETITDKTALMWYACDLSLNPKTASNYLILSDDNKKVTRGAWQEYPGDQARFDYCSQVLCKQGLTGRCYWEVELSDGYDEDKGIGVAYKQIPRKWGEKSYFGSNDQSWGFCVKKTDLFTRYNHNLEYPSFPPTGLKRVGVYLDWPAGTLSFYNVSSNKLSHMYTFNAQFTQPVYPGCYIYSNTGSLSFGPVEAEDLLDYWSIGSDRVSSNTLTHLYTFHT; encoded by the exons ATGGCCTCTCAGCTACAGATGCCTGCCCTGGGTCGACCTTTCACCTTAGGGATGCTCTACGATGCTCGCAAAGATGCACTGATCCCAG GTTTCACATTGTGGGATATCAACACTTTACAAAAGAACACAGTTGATGAACCAAAACGCAGCCAGGCCTTTCACATTACAGCATCTGACTCCATTGAATCCAAGTCCTCTCTGCTGAATGTTGAAGCTTCTCTGAAGGCAAGTTTCCTGGGTGGACTGATCGAAGTTGGAGGATCTGCCAAGTACCTGAATGATCAAAAGAAATTCAAGAATCAAAGTAGAGTGACGTTACAGTACAAAGCTGAAACCAACTTCAAGCAGTTGTCCATGACTCAACTTGCAAACCTGAATGAGCAACAGAAAGATGTTGTTCAGAAGACCTCAGCAACACATGTGGTCACTGGCATCACTTATGGAGCAAATGCTTTCTTTGTATTTGACAGTGAGAAGTTAGATGCTAGCAGCGTTCAGGACATCCAGGGCAGCATGGAAGCTGCGATAAAGAAGATTCCAAAAATAGATGTTGAGGGGAAAATTGACATCAAGCtgactgaagaagaaaaagccaTGACAAACAAATTCTCCTGCAAATTCTTCGGGGATCTCTTTCTTGAAAGCAATCCTGCAACATTTGTAGATGCAGTGAAGACCTATGTAGAGCTTCCAAAGCTActgggagaaaagaaagagaacgGTGCTCCACTGGAGGTCCGGCTTATGCCATTGAAGAATTTGGATTCCAACGCTGCTGAGTCAAAGGGTGAGATCAGCCGTGAAATACTGAACAAAGCTGAAGACACACTCGAAGATCTTAGGCAGATGGAAATGAGATGCAACGAATCTCTGGCTGAGAGCGTGTCAGAGAACTTTCCACAGATTCGCAAAAATCTGAGAAGTTTCCAAAGACAGTGTAATAATTACACATCTGCACTCCAACAGACCATGGCGAAGACAGTCGTCTCCATCCGTGAAGGCAAAGAAGATGAGAGCTCACTGACGAAACTCTTGGAAGACAGGGACAAGTCACCATTCAGTCATGATAAACTAAGCAAGTGGATGaatcacaaagagagagagatcaatGTCGTTGGGTCCTGTGTAGACATGATGAaaggaacaaacacaaagatcGTCCCAAATCAGTCAGAGTTAGATGAAGAGGTTCTTGCTCGAGGTGTAGAAGATGCTCTGTGCTTTGTCTTCACCTCTCTGGAAAGTGCTGACCCCTGCTGTGATGCCATGAAGAACTACTTGCATTCACCTGAATTAAGATGTATTGGTAAAGACCACTGGTACTTCTCAAATGAAGTGTTAaccaaaatgagagaaaaagccAATGCTTTCCATGATCTTGCCAAACCTCTCAAGAACAGCAGCACTGTCCGTTTCCTTGCAACAGCCACAGCAAATGAGAAATACAAAGGAGCGACCATCTACCATTACAATGAGGGCATTCTGATGACTGATAATTTTTCAAGGCCTGCCGTCCCCCCTGTGGAGACGATCACAGACAAAACTGCTTTAATGTGGT atgcctgtgatcTCTCCCTGAACCCTAAAACAGCAAGCAACTACCTTATTCTTTCTGATGACAACAAGAAAGTGACACGAGGAGCATGGCAGGAATATCCTGGTGACCAAGCGAGGTTTGATTATTGCTCTCAGGTGTTGTGCAAACAGGGGCTGACTGggcgctgttactgggaggttgAGTTGAGTGATGGTTATGATGAAGATAAAGGTATAGGTGTCGCATACAAACAAATTCCAAGGAAATGGGgagaaaaaagttattttggAAGTAATGATCAATCATGGGGTTTTTGCGTCAAAAAGACAGACCTCTTTACAAGGTACAATCACAATTTGGAGTATCCCTCTTTTCCCCCAACTGGCCTCAAACGTGTTGGAGTGTATCTGGACTggcctgctggcactctgtccttttaCAATGTCTCCTCCAACAAACTGAGTCACATGTACACCTTCAATGCTCAGTTCACACAGCCTGTTTACCCAGGCTGCTACATTTACAGCAATACCGGCTCTCTGTCCTTTGGCCCTGTAGA AGCTGAAGATCTGCTGGATT ACTGGTCCATTGGCTCAGACAGAGTCTcctcaaacacactgacacacctCTACACCTTCCACACCTAA